A region of the Helicobacter pylori NQ4053 genome:
AATTCTTGCATGCTAAAAATCTCTTTATCTTGATAGCTCCACCCCAAACGCGCTAAAAAATTCACTAAAGCTTCCTTAAGATAGCCCCTTTCTTGATAGTCCATCACATTAGTGGCCCCATGGCGTTTGCTTAATTTTTGTCCTTCTTCGTTCAAAATCATCGGCACATGGAAAAAATTAGGGATTTTAAAATTCAAAGCCTTATAGAGAACGATTTGTTTAGGGGTGTTAGAAAGGTGATCATCGCCTCTAATCACATCAGTAATCCCCATTAAAGCGTCATCAATAGTAACCACAAAGTTATAAGTGGGCGTCCCATCGCTCCTGGCGATAATAAAATCGTCTATTTCGTTAGTGTTCACTCTCACTTCGCCTTTAACTCCGTCATTAAAAACAATGATTTCATTTTGTGGGACTTTAATCCTTACCACAGGCTTTATGCCTTTAGGGGGCGTGCCTTTAAAATCACGATAACGATTGTCATAGCGTGGGGTTTCTTTCCTGGCCTTTTGTTCTTCTCTCAAAGCGTCCAACTCATCTTTGCTCATGTAGCAATAATAGGCTTTGTCTTCATCTAAGAGTTTTTGAATGTATTCTTTATAAATCTCAAAGCGTTTGGATTGGTAGAGGATTTCTCCATCGTATTCTAGCCCTACCCATTTGAAAGCCTCTATAATGGCGTTAGCCGCTTCTATGGAGTTA
Encoded here:
- the gltX gene encoding glutamate--tRNA ligase; amino-acid sequence: MSLIITRFAPSPTGYLHIGGLRTAIFNYLFARANQGKFFLRIEDTDLSRNSIEAANAIIEAFKWVGLEYDGEILYQSKRFEIYKEYIQKLLDEDKAYYCYMSKDELDALREEQKARKETPRYDNRYRDFKGTPPKGIKPVVRIKVPQNEIIVFNDGVKGEVRVNTNEIDDFIIARSDGTPTYNFVVTIDDALMGITDVIRGDDHLSNTPKQIVLYKALNFKIPNFFHVPMILNEEGQKLSKRHGATNVMDYQERGYLKEALVNFLARLGWSYQDKEIFSMQELLEWFDPKDLNSSPSCFSWHKLNWLNAHYLKNQSAQELLELLKPFSFSDLSHLNPAQLDRLLDALKERSQTLKELALKIDEVLIAPVEYEEKVLKKLNQALVMPLLEKFKLELNTTNFNDESALENAMHQIIEEEKIKAGNFMQPLRLALLGKGGGIGLKEVLFILGKTESLKRIENFLKN